From the Oleiphilus messinensis genome, one window contains:
- the leuD gene encoding 3-isopropylmalate dehydratase small subunit has product MKAFTTVKGIVAPMDRANVDTDMIIPKQFLKSIKRAGFGPNLFDEMRYLDEGAPGQDCSARPLNKDFVLNQSRYTGASILLARRNFGCGSSREHAPWALDDYGFRCVIAPSFADIFFNNCFKNGILPVVLTEEQVEQLFQETFASEGYELEIDLQEQVVRAPSGETFAFEVDAFRKHCLLNGLDDIGLTLEHAEAIKAYETKKRQAAPWLFDVVK; this is encoded by the coding sequence ATGAAAGCATTCACCACCGTTAAAGGTATCGTGGCACCAATGGACCGGGCCAACGTTGATACGGATATGATCATTCCCAAGCAGTTCTTGAAATCCATCAAACGAGCCGGCTTTGGGCCTAATCTGTTTGATGAAATGCGTTATCTTGATGAAGGTGCTCCGGGGCAGGATTGTTCTGCGCGGCCTCTGAACAAGGACTTTGTCTTGAATCAATCCCGTTATACGGGCGCATCCATTTTGTTGGCGCGGCGTAATTTTGGTTGCGGTTCGAGCCGGGAGCATGCTCCCTGGGCCTTGGATGATTACGGTTTTCGTTGTGTGATCGCCCCCAGCTTCGCCGACATATTTTTCAATAATTGTTTTAAAAATGGTATTTTGCCCGTCGTTTTAACAGAAGAGCAGGTTGAACAGCTCTTCCAGGAAACCTTTGCCAGCGAAGGGTATGAGCTCGAGATTGATTTGCAGGAGCAAGTTGTGCGTGCGCCGTCCGGTGAAACCTTTGCTTTTGAAGTTGATGCCTTCCGTAAGCATTGCCTGCTGAACGGGTTGGATGATATCGGGTTGACATTGGAGCATGCCGAGGCCATCAAAGCCTATGAAACGAAAAAGCGCCAGGCTGCACCTTGGCTGTTTGATGTTGTGAAGTAA
- the truA gene encoding tRNA pseudouridine(38-40) synthase TruA: protein MKNESDSTASSRIGAGRIFCIVEYDGAGYRGWQIQNNGVPSVQGALEYGLSKVANVPVSTTCAGRTDAAVHGTAQVVHFDCPVVRDQRAWLLGVNTNLPDDVRLLHIDNAASDFHARFSATARRYRYVIYNHSLRPSLMRNLVTWQFRPLDADRMHAAAQSLIGELDFSSFRAVGCQSKTPFRNVHFINVTRYHRYVVIDIQANAFLHHMVRNIAGVLMEIGCGKKPVSWCGEVLALKDRTRGGVTAPPEGLYLVNVQYPEAFAIPDLGLGPEFLQQPE from the coding sequence GTGAAAAATGAATCAGACTCTACGGCCAGCTCCCGAATAGGTGCTGGCCGTATTTTTTGTATCGTAGAATATGACGGTGCAGGGTATCGCGGATGGCAGATCCAGAATAATGGTGTTCCCAGTGTCCAAGGGGCGTTGGAATATGGTTTGTCCAAAGTGGCCAATGTACCAGTCAGTACCACTTGTGCCGGCCGAACAGATGCCGCCGTCCATGGTACCGCTCAGGTAGTGCATTTTGACTGCCCGGTAGTCCGGGATCAGCGAGCATGGCTTTTAGGGGTAAACACCAATCTCCCTGACGATGTCAGGTTGCTACACATCGACAATGCTGCCAGTGATTTTCACGCCCGCTTCAGTGCCACTGCCCGACGCTATCGTTATGTAATCTACAATCATTCCCTGCGACCCTCGTTGATGCGCAATCTGGTTACCTGGCAGTTTCGTCCGCTCGATGCTGATCGTATGCATGCTGCAGCCCAGAGCCTGATTGGTGAGTTGGATTTCAGCTCATTCAGAGCGGTCGGGTGTCAGTCTAAAACACCATTTCGAAATGTCCACTTTATCAATGTCACCCGTTACCATCGGTATGTCGTGATTGATATTCAGGCTAACGCATTTTTGCATCATATGGTCAGAAATATTGCCGGTGTATTGATGGAGATTGGCTGCGGTAAAAAACCGGTCAGCTGGTGTGGAGAGGTTCTTGCCTTGAAAGACCGAACCCGGGGAGGTGTCACTGCACCCCCTGAGGGGCTTTATCTGGTCAATGTCCAGTATCCGGAAGCGTTTGCAATTCCCGATTTGGGGTTAGGGCCGGAGTTCCTGCAGCAACCCGAGTAG
- the asd gene encoding aspartate-semialdehyde dehydrogenase, whose protein sequence is MKKVGLVGWRGMVGSVLMERMLAEDDFSVIDATFFSTSQAGQAAPSYSGKASVLQDANDINALADMDIIISCQGGDYTKSVFPGLREAGWKGYWIDAASALRMQEDSVIVLDPVNRSVIDTALENGVTNFVGGNCTVSLMLMALGGLFEQDLIEWISPMTYQAASGAGAQNMRELIAQMGSIHGSVDELLASPSSAILEIDKRVADQMRGEAFPTDNFGAALAGSLIPWIDSQLESGQSREEWKAEVETNKILGRSASPIPIDGICVRIGAMRCHSQALTIKMKKDVPVADINNILAEANDWVKVIPNERDVTIRELSPAVVNGTLSVPVGRIRKLTMGPEYISAFTVGDQLLWGAAEPLRRMLRILL, encoded by the coding sequence ATGAAAAAAGTAGGATTAGTAGGTTGGCGGGGCATGGTTGGCTCCGTCTTGATGGAAAGAATGCTTGCAGAGGATGATTTTAGTGTCATCGATGCGACGTTTTTCTCCACCTCCCAGGCGGGACAGGCAGCACCTTCCTATTCCGGGAAAGCGTCTGTTTTGCAAGATGCAAACGATATTAATGCACTTGCGGATATGGATATTATTATCAGTTGCCAGGGTGGGGACTACACCAAGTCGGTTTTTCCCGGACTGCGTGAAGCAGGCTGGAAAGGGTACTGGATTGATGCGGCTTCTGCGCTGCGTATGCAGGAAGATTCCGTAATCGTGCTCGACCCGGTTAACCGGTCTGTTATCGATACCGCTCTTGAGAACGGTGTGACCAACTTTGTTGGTGGCAACTGTACTGTCAGCTTGATGTTAATGGCGTTGGGTGGTTTGTTTGAACAAGATCTGATTGAATGGATCTCACCGATGACCTATCAGGCTGCCTCTGGAGCCGGAGCCCAGAATATGCGTGAGCTGATCGCGCAGATGGGGTCGATTCATGGCTCGGTTGATGAATTGTTGGCGTCTCCTTCCAGTGCGATTCTGGAAATCGACAAACGTGTTGCAGATCAGATGCGTGGCGAAGCGTTTCCCACAGATAACTTTGGCGCTGCACTCGCTGGCAGTTTGATTCCCTGGATAGACTCTCAACTTGAAAGCGGCCAAAGCCGGGAAGAGTGGAAAGCTGAAGTTGAAACCAACAAGATTCTGGGGCGTTCTGCGTCGCCAATTCCGATTGACGGAATCTGTGTACGGATTGGAGCGATGCGATGCCATAGTCAGGCGTTGACAATCAAAATGAAAAAAGATGTTCCGGTTGCGGATATCAATAACATCCTGGCGGAAGCCAATGATTGGGTTAAAGTGATCCCGAACGAGCGTGATGTTACGATTCGTGAATTGTCGCCCGCTGTAGTGAATGGCACGTTATCCGTACCTGTTGGCCGGATCCGCAAGTTGACAATGGGGCCCGAATATATCTCGGCATTTACCGTTGGGGATCAGCTGTTGTGGGGTGCGGCAGAGCCGCTGAGAAGAATGCTTCGCATTCTGCTCTGA
- the leuB gene encoding 3-isopropylmalate dehydrogenase has product MTKKVLLLPGDGIGPEIVAEAEKVLKALNASEGLGLELSTANVGGAAIDASGVPLPDDTLAAAKAADAILLGAVGGPKWDTIDMAIRPEKGLLGLRSGLQLFGNLRPAILYPQLAGASTLKPEVVSGLDILIVRELTGGIYFGQPRGIRTLENGERQGYNTYVYSESEIRRIAKVAFEAAQKRNGKLCSVDKANVLEVTVLWREILDDMAKDYPEVELSHMYVDNAAMQLVKAPKQFDVMVTGNMFGDILSDAAAMLTGSIGMLPSASLDADGKGMYEPCHGSAPDIAGQGIANPLATILSAAMMLRYSLGLTDAADKIEKAVSAVLDQGLRTPDIYSEGTQKVGTAEMGDAVVAALNS; this is encoded by the coding sequence ATGACCAAGAAGGTATTGCTGTTGCCGGGCGATGGAATCGGCCCTGAAATTGTGGCTGAAGCTGAAAAAGTATTGAAGGCGCTGAATGCGTCCGAAGGTTTGGGGCTGGAGTTATCCACTGCCAATGTAGGTGGTGCGGCCATTGATGCCAGTGGCGTACCGTTGCCTGATGATACCCTGGCTGCGGCCAAAGCAGCGGATGCGATTTTGCTCGGCGCCGTAGGCGGGCCGAAGTGGGATACGATTGACATGGCGATCCGTCCGGAAAAGGGCCTGCTTGGGCTGCGTTCCGGGCTGCAGTTGTTCGGTAATCTGCGACCTGCTATTTTGTACCCGCAATTGGCCGGTGCATCAACACTGAAGCCTGAAGTCGTTTCAGGTCTTGATATATTGATCGTTCGTGAGCTGACGGGCGGGATTTACTTTGGCCAGCCTCGGGGTATTCGAACACTCGAAAATGGCGAGCGTCAGGGGTATAACACTTACGTTTACAGTGAGAGTGAAATTCGCCGGATTGCAAAAGTGGCGTTTGAAGCGGCACAAAAACGTAATGGCAAGCTGTGCTCGGTAGACAAAGCCAATGTGCTTGAAGTCACTGTATTGTGGCGTGAGATTCTGGATGATATGGCAAAAGACTATCCGGAAGTTGAATTGAGTCATATGTATGTCGATAACGCGGCAATGCAATTGGTAAAAGCGCCTAAACAGTTTGACGTCATGGTTACCGGAAACATGTTTGGTGATATTCTTTCGGATGCGGCCGCCATGCTGACCGGTTCCATCGGCATGCTGCCATCGGCGTCACTGGATGCGGACGGGAAAGGTATGTACGAGCCTTGTCACGGCAGTGCACCGGATATTGCAGGCCAAGGTATCGCGAACCCGTTAGCAACTATCTTGTCAGCGGCAATGATGCTTCGTTATAGTCTGGGGTTGACCGATGCAGCCGACAAGATAGAGAAGGCGGTGAGTGCGGTTCTGGATCAAGGATTGCGTACGCCTGATATTTATTCCGAAGGCACGCAAAAAGTAGGTACTGCCGAGATGGGCGATGCAGTTGTTGCGGCATTAAACAGCTAA
- a CDS encoding FimV/HubP family polar landmark protein produces the protein MMRKLAIALSLVGAMGTGTASALGLGEATVRSSLNQPLRAEIELVNVRDLEQNEILPGLATREEFARAEVDRVYFLSDLTFAVSRNEQGNPVVIISSNKPVREPFLNFLVEVIWPSGRLLREYALLIDPPVFSEEAVKPVQPATTAVNALPEIEEIDTAASTQSTSVSPSGVSAPMAESAPAYDGEEYGPTARNETLWNIALKVRPSKSYSPQQMMLAIQDLNPDAFIDGNINKLKSGQILRVPESGDIEARSRTEAVGAVVEQNRAFAEGRPVAVRKIDATARSSQTQTAQSGSAGGAELKIVVPRSDAAESGAHAGGEGATGAVANELAMTLEKLDESASENTELKSRVEDLETQLETLQSLLTLKDDQLVELQRQLGKSSEEIERVLKEAESSLQAGTQGEPADTGDVAGTMTDPAMGDMSSTGEVSSVDGGMTDSDPMAMGDAASGVDSASGIDADSTGADQVEKPVDTGMAEAPVVKPEASAPTSTKPVIKAKDKPVEIPPEPSFVETILNNPLYLGGIGAGALALIIGLILVSRSNARREQEFHESLAQAESSEDDMDIFGGAAIEDETEAEAPEPEKDDPLAEADVYIAYGRLDQAAQVLENAISEEPSRADIRLKLLEVYRDSENAAAFETQYREVEALNDPETLKRAAELKGTLTEGSAEPEISIDDLENELLSGNTGAVATDTQATAEADDDLELDFPDAGVEDVTAERVEQLDEELDLDFDVDDLDLDEGLTLDKRPETAQEVRTEEALVSADELDALDLDLSEDTDELELDLADEASPVAEAAEDELDALDLDLTSDDLSETVDDAEMADLASSLDEDLGLNEDLGLEENAGLEEELTLDEVSESSGDDFGELELESEALDSSDALKDAPQMENDEEAQEALPSDFSMSDLDAELDAEFDTLDFSEEDEAGESKPEAESAMDLEAEADLDLPSNNLESSETELELDADLELDTDLELDADLDMDGDLNLDHPDEAEVELDLTDMDDDLSELALEDTLEDLEADLPEDDSALLTSESLEGGDTVVMPVARPDAEVDVDEDDDFDFLSGTDEAATKLDLARAYIDMGDSEGARDILEEVAIEGNDDQKKEADDLLKSLD, from the coding sequence ATGATGCGCAAGCTCGCAATTGCTCTATCGCTTGTAGGCGCAATGGGTACTGGAACTGCAAGTGCCTTGGGGCTTGGTGAGGCGACTGTGCGGTCATCTCTAAACCAACCCTTGCGTGCAGAGATTGAATTAGTGAATGTCCGCGACCTCGAGCAGAATGAAATTTTGCCGGGGCTTGCCACACGAGAAGAGTTTGCTAGGGCTGAGGTAGACAGGGTTTATTTTCTATCCGATCTCACATTTGCGGTTTCAAGGAACGAACAAGGGAATCCTGTCGTAATCATCTCTTCGAACAAGCCGGTCCGAGAACCTTTCCTGAATTTTCTAGTGGAAGTGATCTGGCCTAGCGGGCGATTGTTGCGGGAGTATGCGTTATTGATCGATCCTCCTGTGTTTAGTGAAGAAGCGGTAAAGCCGGTTCAACCCGCTACAACTGCAGTCAATGCGTTGCCCGAAATTGAAGAAATAGATACCGCTGCAAGTACGCAAAGCACTTCAGTATCACCTTCAGGCGTTTCAGCACCCATGGCCGAATCAGCGCCAGCCTATGATGGTGAGGAATATGGCCCGACCGCTAGAAATGAAACGTTGTGGAATATCGCGTTAAAGGTGAGACCCTCGAAAAGCTATTCTCCCCAGCAGATGATGCTTGCCATTCAGGATCTCAATCCCGATGCGTTTATTGATGGCAATATTAACAAGTTAAAGTCAGGGCAAATTCTCAGAGTGCCGGAATCCGGTGATATTGAAGCTCGCTCCAGAACGGAAGCTGTTGGTGCTGTAGTGGAGCAGAATAGGGCGTTTGCAGAAGGGCGGCCTGTGGCTGTTCGTAAAATTGATGCTACAGCACGCTCGAGCCAAACACAAACAGCGCAATCCGGTAGCGCGGGTGGCGCTGAATTAAAGATAGTGGTGCCTCGATCTGATGCCGCCGAGTCAGGTGCTCATGCGGGTGGAGAAGGTGCTACGGGGGCTGTAGCCAATGAGTTGGCGATGACTCTGGAAAAGCTTGATGAGTCTGCCAGTGAGAATACCGAGTTAAAGAGCCGGGTTGAAGACCTGGAAACGCAACTGGAAACGCTACAAAGTTTACTAACACTGAAAGATGACCAGTTGGTGGAATTGCAGCGTCAACTTGGAAAGTCCTCGGAGGAAATTGAGCGTGTATTGAAAGAGGCGGAATCCTCTTTGCAAGCCGGAACTCAGGGTGAGCCAGCCGATACCGGAGATGTTGCAGGCACCATGACAGATCCGGCGATGGGAGATATGTCATCTACGGGGGAGGTATCTTCGGTTGATGGCGGCATGACTGACAGCGACCCTATGGCCATGGGTGATGCTGCTTCAGGTGTTGATTCTGCTTCAGGCATTGATGCTGATAGCACTGGTGCGGATCAGGTCGAGAAACCGGTTGATACTGGAATGGCTGAAGCTCCGGTTGTGAAGCCAGAAGCCAGTGCACCGACATCCACTAAGCCGGTAATCAAAGCAAAAGATAAGCCGGTTGAAATTCCGCCTGAGCCCAGTTTTGTCGAAACAATTCTGAACAATCCGTTATATTTGGGTGGAATTGGTGCAGGTGCGTTGGCGTTGATTATCGGTTTGATACTGGTTTCAAGAAGTAACGCCCGACGAGAGCAGGAGTTTCACGAAAGTCTCGCTCAGGCAGAGTCTAGCGAAGATGATATGGATATCTTCGGTGGTGCCGCGATCGAGGATGAAACCGAAGCTGAAGCACCTGAGCCCGAAAAGGACGATCCACTCGCAGAAGCCGACGTTTATATCGCATACGGTCGGCTTGATCAGGCCGCTCAGGTTCTGGAAAATGCGATTTCAGAGGAGCCCAGTCGGGCAGACATTCGCTTGAAGCTGCTTGAAGTTTATCGTGATTCGGAAAATGCAGCCGCTTTTGAAACGCAATACCGTGAGGTTGAGGCGTTGAATGATCCGGAAACCCTGAAGCGTGCCGCAGAGTTAAAAGGAACCTTAACTGAAGGTTCTGCAGAACCGGAAATCTCCATCGATGACCTTGAGAACGAGCTGCTATCCGGTAATACCGGAGCCGTTGCCACAGATACTCAGGCGACTGCGGAAGCTGATGACGACCTGGAGCTCGATTTTCCTGATGCGGGTGTAGAAGACGTCACTGCAGAGCGTGTTGAGCAGCTTGATGAAGAGCTGGATCTGGATTTTGATGTAGATGATCTTGACTTGGATGAAGGATTAACGCTGGATAAGCGCCCGGAAACCGCGCAGGAAGTCCGAACTGAGGAAGCGCTCGTATCCGCTGATGAGTTAGATGCGCTTGATCTGGACTTGTCTGAAGATACTGATGAGCTTGAACTGGATTTGGCCGATGAGGCGAGTCCGGTAGCGGAGGCTGCAGAGGATGAACTCGACGCTTTGGACCTGGATCTGACTTCAGATGATCTGTCCGAGACTGTTGACGATGCTGAAATGGCGGATTTGGCATCGTCTCTGGATGAAGATCTCGGATTAAATGAAGACTTGGGCCTGGAAGAGAACGCGGGTTTGGAAGAAGAACTCACTCTGGATGAAGTGTCAGAAAGCAGTGGAGATGATTTTGGCGAACTTGAGCTGGAGTCGGAAGCTCTGGATTCCAGTGACGCATTAAAAGACGCGCCGCAAATGGAAAATGATGAGGAAGCGCAAGAAGCGCTGCCTTCAGATTTTTCGATGTCAGATCTGGATGCAGAGTTGGACGCTGAATTCGATACGCTTGACTTTTCCGAAGAAGATGAGGCCGGAGAATCAAAGCCAGAAGCTGAAAGTGCAATGGATCTCGAAGCAGAAGCTGATCTCGATCTTCCATCAAATAATCTGGAGTCATCCGAGACTGAGCTTGAGTTGGATGCAGACCTGGAATTGGATACAGACCTGGAGCTGGACGCAGACTTGGATATGGATGGCGACCTTAACCTTGATCATCCGGATGAGGCCGAAGTCGAACTCGACTTAACGGATATGGATGATGACCTTTCCGAGCTTGCATTAGAGGATACCCTGGAAGATTTGGAAGCTGATTTGCCAGAAGATGATTCCGCGTTGCTAACCTCTGAGTCGCTTGAAGGTGGAGATACGGTGGTCATGCCTGTGGCCAGGCCCGATGCGGAAGTTGATGTCGATGAGGATGATGATTTCGATTTTCTTTCCGGTACGGACGAAGCTGCAACCAAGCTTGATCTTGCCCGCGCATATATTGATATGGGGGACAGTGAAGGGGCTCGCGATATTCTGGAAGAAGTTGCAATTGAAGGGAATGATGATCAGAAAAAAGAAGCTGATGATTTGCTGAAAAGTTTGGATTAA
- a CDS encoding LysR family transcriptional regulator: MDSQNIKAFLSVVENRSFSKAADHLHLTQPAISKRVQALEQELGVPLFDRSQRKAVLSEAGVVFAEKAKRIMREMTNAENAVKNIGNTVQGSIKVICSHHAGLHRLPLVLKQYTQRYPQVSLELRFLESEKAYQEILKNQADLAFITIHQRTDSQLEEHLLWDDPMSLVCSGEHALAHSQDLKLEDLQYFEAILPAEGTYTYELISNLFAKAGLELKATMPTNYLETIKMMVSAGLGWSMLPNTMVDEHLHVLNLPETRVTRHIGAVSYKSRITSNAALALIEAAKEVWGER; this comes from the coding sequence TTGGACAGCCAAAACATCAAGGCTTTTCTGAGTGTGGTCGAAAACCGGTCATTTTCAAAAGCCGCAGACCACTTACACCTGACCCAACCGGCCATCAGCAAACGGGTACAAGCATTAGAGCAGGAACTGGGTGTTCCCCTGTTCGATCGTTCTCAACGCAAAGCCGTGTTGAGTGAAGCTGGCGTTGTATTTGCGGAAAAAGCAAAGCGCATCATGCGTGAAATGACCAACGCCGAGAATGCGGTAAAAAACATTGGTAACACCGTACAGGGCAGTATCAAAGTAATTTGTAGCCACCACGCAGGCTTGCACCGACTGCCATTGGTGCTAAAGCAATATACACAACGGTATCCACAGGTCAGCCTTGAACTGCGATTTCTGGAGTCGGAGAAAGCCTATCAGGAAATTCTGAAAAATCAGGCCGATCTGGCTTTTATTACAATTCATCAGCGCACAGACTCCCAACTGGAAGAGCACTTGCTTTGGGATGACCCGATGAGCCTGGTTTGCTCCGGGGAACATGCATTGGCACATTCACAGGACTTGAAACTGGAGGATTTACAGTATTTCGAAGCGATACTTCCCGCCGAAGGTACGTACACCTATGAGCTCATCAGCAATTTATTCGCAAAAGCAGGACTGGAACTGAAAGCAACCATGCCCACCAACTATCTGGAAACCATCAAAATGATGGTCAGCGCTGGGCTGGGTTGGAGTATGTTGCCTAACACAATGGTAGATGAACACTTGCATGTGCTCAACCTGCCTGAGACGAGAGTGACGCGGCACATCGGTGCGGTCTCTTACAAGAGCAGAATCACCAGCAATGCCGCGCTTGCATTGATTGAAGCCGCAAAAGAGGTCTGGGGGGAAAGGTAA
- the leuC gene encoding 3-isopropylmalate dehydratase large subunit, producing the protein MAGKTLYDKLWDDHVVTQRDDGSSLIYIDRQLLHEVTSPQAFEGLRIAGRTPWRLDANLATPDHNVPTTDRTAGVEGIVDPVSKIQVQTLDDNCDHFGIVEFKLNDKRQGIVHVVGPEQGATLPGMTIVCGDSHTSTHGAFGALAHGIGTSEVEHVLATQCLVQKKMKNLLIRVDGQLGKGVTAKDVVLAIIGEIGTAGGTGYAMEFGGEVMRAMSMEGRMTVCNMAIEAGARAGLVAVDEHTLDYVKGRPFAPQGEHWEQAVASWKDLHSDDDAEFDKVVVLDGSAIKPQVSWGTSPEMVASVDALVPDPDQENDPVKKEGIQRALEYMGLKANMPISEIKLDRVFIGSCTNSRIEDLRAAAEVVKGKKVADSVKQALVVPGSGLVKAQAEAEGLDAIFTAAGLEWREPGCSMCLAMNADKLGQGEHCASTSNRNFEGRQGFGGRTHLVSPAMAAAAAVAGHFVDVREWV; encoded by the coding sequence ATGGCTGGTAAGACCCTTTACGATAAATTATGGGATGATCATGTTGTAACGCAGCGTGATGATGGTTCATCGTTGATTTACATCGATCGTCAATTATTGCACGAAGTGACTTCGCCCCAAGCTTTTGAAGGTCTGAGAATTGCCGGACGCACACCCTGGCGTCTCGATGCCAACCTGGCAACGCCTGATCATAATGTTCCCACCACGGATCGGACTGCTGGTGTTGAGGGCATTGTCGACCCGGTATCCAAAATTCAGGTTCAGACCCTCGACGATAACTGTGATCATTTTGGTATTGTTGAGTTTAAATTGAACGACAAGCGTCAGGGGATTGTCCACGTCGTGGGGCCGGAACAAGGCGCAACCTTGCCCGGTATGACGATTGTTTGTGGTGATTCACACACTTCTACCCACGGTGCGTTTGGGGCGTTGGCCCATGGTATCGGTACGTCTGAAGTAGAGCACGTGCTGGCGACCCAGTGTCTGGTGCAGAAAAAAATGAAAAACTTGCTGATTCGTGTTGATGGTCAGCTGGGTAAGGGCGTGACCGCCAAAGATGTAGTGCTGGCAATCATTGGTGAGATTGGCACTGCCGGTGGTACCGGTTACGCGATGGAGTTCGGTGGCGAGGTCATGCGGGCAATGTCGATGGAAGGCCGAATGACAGTCTGTAACATGGCGATCGAAGCCGGTGCCCGTGCGGGTCTGGTTGCTGTTGATGAGCACACGCTGGATTACGTAAAAGGCCGTCCTTTTGCACCTCAAGGTGAGCATTGGGAACAAGCTGTTGCCAGCTGGAAGGACTTGCATAGCGATGATGACGCGGAATTTGACAAGGTTGTGGTGCTGGATGGCTCGGCAATCAAGCCGCAGGTCTCTTGGGGGACATCTCCAGAGATGGTTGCTTCAGTGGACGCCTTGGTTCCTGATCCGGATCAGGAAAATGACCCGGTGAAGAAAGAAGGCATTCAGCGTGCGCTGGAGTACATGGGCTTGAAAGCCAATATGCCGATTTCTGAAATCAAGCTGGATCGCGTATTTATTGGCTCATGTACAAATTCACGTATAGAGGATTTACGGGCAGCGGCGGAAGTTGTCAAAGGCAAAAAAGTTGCAGATTCCGTCAAGCAGGCTTTGGTGGTGCCAGGGTCGGGTCTGGTTAAGGCACAAGCTGAAGCAGAAGGTCTGGATGCGATTTTCACTGCTGCGGGGCTTGAGTGGCGTGAGCCGGGATGCTCAATGTGTCTGGCGATGAATGCGGATAAGTTGGGTCAGGGCGAACATTGTGCATCAACTTCCAACCGTAATTTTGAAGGACGTCAGGGCTTTGGCGGTCGTACCCACCTGGTTAGCCCGGCTATGGCAGCGGCTGCGGCAGTTGCAGGACACTTTGTTGATGTGCGGGAATGGGTGTAA
- a CDS encoding phosphoribosylanthranilate isomerase: MSRVRVKICGITNPEDALSAVAAGADALGFVFYEKSPRYVAPEAAARICAQVPAFVAKVGLFVDHDETAVRNVLSSVELELLQFHGNETESYCKQFDRPYIKAVRVNTENQIRDALAQYPSAKNLLLDAYVKGVPGGTGQKFDWGLIPVELAHYVILAGGLDPQNVAEAVSMIKPYAVDVSGGVEQAKGIKNQSAVQEFIKEVWRAQNVY, translated from the coding sequence ATGTCCAGAGTTCGAGTCAAAATATGTGGTATCACCAATCCGGAGGATGCCCTCTCAGCAGTCGCTGCCGGAGCAGATGCTCTGGGGTTTGTGTTTTATGAAAAAAGTCCTCGTTATGTCGCCCCGGAAGCCGCAGCGCGTATTTGTGCTCAAGTACCGGCTTTTGTTGCCAAGGTCGGCTTGTTTGTTGATCATGACGAAACCGCAGTGAGAAATGTGTTAAGCTCCGTCGAACTGGAGTTGCTGCAATTTCATGGCAATGAGACTGAGTCCTATTGTAAACAATTTGACCGGCCTTATATAAAAGCGGTGAGGGTTAACACCGAGAATCAGATACGAGATGCGTTAGCCCAATATCCCAGCGCCAAGAATCTGCTTCTTGATGCGTATGTAAAAGGTGTACCTGGCGGGACCGGTCAAAAGTTTGATTGGGGGCTCATTCCTGTAGAGTTGGCGCATTATGTTATTCTTGCCGGGGGACTTGACCCCCAAAATGTGGCCGAAGCAGTTTCAATGATCAAGCCCTACGCCGTCGACGTCAGTGGTGGGGTTGAACAGGCCAAGGGCATAAAAAATCAATCAGCAGTACAAGAATTTATTAAAGAGGTGTGGCGTGCACAAAACGTTTACTGA